In the Flavobacterium pallidum genome, one interval contains:
- a CDS encoding YncE family protein — MKFTKFFFAMLAGSLFLVSCDDSDNSAPLGAYDNGILVVNEGSGTAGSVTFIGDDMVTTQQNVYGAENAGDGLGGYVQSIFFNGDKAFIISNGSNKITVVNRYTFKVIDKIETNLSVPRYGVVVDGKAYVTNLATFGSLTDDFVTVINLDTYAVETTFPVNAIADRILEENGKLYIGNGNYGEGHSVTVMNPANGAIISTLETTLSPTSMAEDNNTLYVLCSNYADPSTIVKINLSNNQITGTITLADGLVNAQNLDIENGKLYFTVNSDVFSAPLNATTVGSTPLFTSDATTLYGFAVDNNKIYISDAKDYVSDGKAFIYSLAGALQNQFTVGLIPNGFYFN; from the coding sequence ATGAAGTTCACAAAATTTTTTTTCGCAATGCTTGCCGGTTCCCTGTTTTTGGTTTCCTGTGATGATTCTGATAATTCGGCACCACTTGGAGCCTATGACAATGGCATTCTGGTTGTCAATGAAGGCAGCGGGACAGCAGGTTCAGTAACGTTTATCGGTGATGATATGGTTACGACACAGCAAAATGTATATGGTGCTGAAAATGCAGGTGATGGCCTGGGTGGCTATGTGCAATCCATTTTCTTCAATGGTGATAAGGCTTTTATCATTTCGAATGGCTCCAATAAGATAACTGTTGTAAACCGTTATACCTTCAAGGTGATTGATAAGATAGAAACCAATCTTTCAGTACCAAGATATGGTGTGGTTGTTGACGGTAAGGCTTATGTGACCAACCTGGCCACTTTCGGGAGCCTGACCGACGATTTCGTTACGGTCATCAACCTTGACACTTATGCAGTGGAAACTACTTTTCCCGTAAATGCCATCGCCGACAGGATTTTGGAAGAAAACGGAAAATTATATATCGGCAACGGGAATTACGGCGAAGGGCATTCGGTAACCGTAATGAATCCTGCAAACGGCGCGATAATTTCTACTTTGGAAACCACGCTTTCACCTACATCGATGGCAGAAGACAACAATACTTTATATGTGCTTTGTTCGAACTATGCAGATCCGAGTACGATTGTTAAAATCAACCTTTCCAACAACCAGATTACAGGAACAATCACGCTGGCTGATGGATTGGTGAATGCCCAAAACCTGGATATTGAGAACGGCAAATTGTATTTCACCGTGAATTCTGATGTTTTTTCCGCCCCTTTGAACGCCACAACTGTTGGTAGCACACCCTTATTTACATCAGATGCGACTACTTTGTACGGGTTTGCGGTAGACAATAATAAAATTTATATTTCAGATGCGAAAGATTACGTATCTGATGGAAAAGCGTTTATTTACTCCCTCGCAGGAGCGCTCCAAAATCAATTTACAGTGGGATTGATCCCGAACGGATTTTATTTCAACTAA
- a CDS encoding ABC transporter substrate-binding protein — protein sequence MKKNFLKFLLLLLVSLSFSCAKNEKPAKAGMPSGTNVIKYAKGLAISHYEGFSIVKVTNPWPKANKDYTYILYKKNTVIPDSLKQFTSVQVPIKSVVVTSTTHIPSLDMLGVENSLVGFPNLGYISSEKIRTRIEARQIKELGSNQSLNTEVLIGLSPDVIVGYGIDNNNPTLDNLQRAGLKVLLNGDWNEQTPLGKAEWIKFFGTLYDKDAEAEKLFSAIEKEYNTTMAMVKKVKTKPTVLAGAVYENQWYLPEGNSWGAQFIAQAGGDYLWEDSKGTGSLSLPFEVVFEKAKNARFWIGPGQFTSLKEMADANANYKAFDAYKNKTIYSFSSKKGKTGGIIFYELAPNRPDLVLKDMVKILHPELLQDYKLYFFEQLQ from the coding sequence ATGAAAAAAAACTTCCTGAAATTTTTATTATTACTGCTTGTTTCCCTGAGTTTTTCCTGTGCGAAAAATGAAAAGCCTGCTAAAGCCGGAATGCCATCAGGCACAAACGTGATAAAGTATGCAAAGGGCCTTGCCATCAGTCATTACGAAGGTTTTTCGATTGTGAAAGTCACCAATCCGTGGCCGAAAGCAAATAAGGATTACACTTATATCCTTTATAAAAAAAATACCGTCATTCCCGACAGCCTGAAACAATTTACTTCGGTTCAGGTCCCGATAAAATCAGTTGTGGTCACTTCCACGACGCACATTCCGTCATTGGATATGCTGGGTGTCGAAAATTCATTGGTCGGGTTTCCTAACCTTGGTTATATTTCATCAGAAAAAATCCGGACACGCATTGAAGCGAGGCAAATAAAGGAACTCGGCTCAAACCAAAGCCTGAATACCGAAGTGCTGATCGGGCTTTCGCCTGATGTTATCGTTGGCTATGGCATCGATAACAACAACCCGACGCTCGACAATTTGCAGCGCGCCGGACTGAAGGTATTGCTGAATGGCGACTGGAATGAGCAAACGCCCTTAGGCAAAGCCGAATGGATTAAATTCTTCGGTACTTTATACGATAAGGATGCTGAAGCTGAAAAACTGTTTTCAGCGATTGAAAAAGAATACAACACGACAATGGCCATGGTCAAGAAAGTAAAAACAAAACCAACGGTTCTGGCCGGAGCTGTTTATGAAAACCAATGGTACCTGCCTGAAGGCAACAGTTGGGGGGCGCAATTCATCGCTCAGGCTGGAGGAGATTATTTATGGGAGGATTCCAAAGGCACGGGAAGTTTGTCGCTACCTTTTGAAGTCGTATTTGAAAAAGCCAAAAATGCCAGATTCTGGATTGGCCCCGGGCAATTTACATCATTGAAGGAAATGGCCGATGCCAATGCGAATTACAAAGCATTTGATGCTTATAAGAACAAAACCATTTACTCCTTCAGTTCAAAGAAAGGTAAAACAGGCGGAATCATATTCTATGAACTGGCACCGAATCGGCCCGACTTGGTCCTGAAGGATATGGTGAAGATCCTGCATCCTGAACTGTTACAGGATTATAAACTTTATTTCTTCGAGCAACTGCAATAA
- a CDS encoding class I SAM-dependent methyltransferase: MINKNDLRSTIFRHLDGLATAPVAVALKNKGITDYLLQHKKATLSELVSTFNANEGYLNVGLRVLASQGFLDYHIDNATDTVSCSINDKSTFAFSLFYLYEDVVDLLQFSSSFHPRIFEEEPFRKLDAILDKYKAGYGIKIADDTTESSVQQQILKHIEGYLVGPTLVRLGMNGMFHKYFMETSFSPDEYHRSPEQFRKILDFMVFLGWFTEKNGNYQFTETGLFFAKKASAYGVTVSYLPTFAKIEELMFGNPAILRMQPDGSEEIHVDREMNVWGSGGAHDTYFKVVDEILIRLFNLPIEQQPKGILDMGCGNGAFLQHIFEVIDRQTLRGKMLDEHPLFLVGVDYNQAALKVTRGNLIKADIWAKVIWGDIGRPDILAGDLKENYSIDLKDLLNVRTFLDHNRIWEDPKHITEGRISTSTGAFAHRGKRISNSLVEDNLYEHIQKWSPYVSKFGLLLIELHTISPALTSSHLGKTAATAYDATHGFSDQYIVEIEVFNRIASEAGLFPDPEVFRRFPDADTATVSINLLKGK; this comes from the coding sequence ATGATAAACAAAAACGACCTTCGCAGTACCATTTTCAGGCATCTCGACGGACTTGCAACAGCTCCCGTCGCTGTCGCCTTAAAAAACAAAGGCATCACTGATTACCTGCTTCAGCATAAAAAAGCCACGCTTTCAGAGTTGGTTTCTACATTTAATGCCAATGAAGGTTACCTCAATGTTGGTTTGCGCGTACTGGCTTCACAGGGATTTTTGGATTATCATATTGACAATGCGACGGATACGGTTTCATGCAGCATCAATGACAAAAGCACTTTTGCCTTTTCCTTATTTTATTTATACGAAGATGTCGTCGATTTGCTGCAATTCTCATCGAGTTTCCATCCAAGGATTTTCGAAGAAGAGCCATTTCGCAAGCTTGATGCCATCCTCGATAAATATAAAGCGGGTTATGGCATAAAAATAGCTGATGACACTACAGAAAGTTCGGTACAACAGCAAATATTAAAACATATTGAAGGGTATCTTGTAGGCCCGACGCTCGTGCGTCTCGGTATGAATGGCATGTTCCATAAATATTTCATGGAAACGTCGTTCAGCCCGGATGAATACCACCGTTCTCCCGAACAATTCAGGAAAATCCTTGATTTCATGGTATTTTTGGGTTGGTTTACAGAAAAAAATGGCAATTACCAATTTACAGAGACCGGTTTGTTTTTTGCAAAAAAAGCTTCGGCTTATGGTGTAACGGTTTCTTACCTCCCCACTTTTGCAAAAATCGAGGAACTGATGTTCGGAAACCCTGCTATCCTGCGCATGCAGCCTGACGGCAGCGAGGAAATCCACGTAGACCGCGAAATGAACGTATGGGGAAGCGGCGGTGCACACGACACGTATTTCAAGGTCGTTGACGAAATCCTGATCCGCCTTTTCAACCTGCCGATTGAGCAGCAGCCAAAAGGAATCCTTGATATGGGTTGCGGAAATGGTGCTTTTTTACAACATATTTTCGAAGTGATTGACAGGCAGACATTGCGCGGTAAAATGCTCGATGAACATCCCTTGTTCCTCGTCGGGGTAGATTACAACCAGGCTGCGCTTAAGGTAACGCGTGGCAATCTCATCAAAGCCGATATCTGGGCGAAGGTGATTTGGGGCGACATCGGGCGTCCTGATATTTTAGCCGGTGACCTGAAGGAAAATTATTCGATTGACCTGAAAGATTTATTGAATGTAAGGACATTCCTGGACCACAACCGCATCTGGGAAGACCCGAAACACATTACTGAAGGCCGTATCAGTACGTCAACCGGTGCATTTGCACACCGTGGAAAGCGCATTTCCAACAGCCTGGTGGAAGACAATCTTTATGAGCACATCCAGAAATGGTCTCCTTATGTCAGTAAATTTGGTTTGCTGCTGATCGAACTGCACACCATTTCCCCTGCACTCACGTCGTCACATTTGGGAAAAACCGCGGCTACCGCTTATGATGCCACGCATGGTTTCTCAGACCAATATATTGTGGAAATCGAAGTATTCAATCGCATCGCTTCTGAGGCGGGACTTTTCCCGGATCCGGAAGTGTTCAGGCGTTTTCCTGATGCTGATACGGCAACGGTGAGCATTAATTTGCTGAAGGGAAAATAA
- a CDS encoding TonB-dependent receptor plug domain-containing protein, translating to MCQSLCAQQTTIVLEEVTVSDSQLKHFSSSQSVLVLNDSVIEANQSSLTALLNHNSFIYFKENGLGMVSSPSFRGTTAEQTSVIWNGINVNSQLNGQTDFNTISGSDFNSISVRAGGGSVLYGSSAIGGAVSLNNDMVFGKSFSNNIHAAYASFNTAALAYRLQYGTDKFSSQFSFSANYSDNDYPYPNPEFKNENGQYRNIGFNANFGYRLGGNDFLKFYTRIYDGERHFALISPSDTKTKYRDSNTWHLLEWDHFAGRFASRTKVALLTERYQYYENIQSDAYTFGKSQRFTGKYDLSFDVNEKIRLNSILDFTRDYGRVSENIKENRNIASAALLMSHRLSEKLKYEAGLKKEITDNYESPLLFSAGTLYNITKNYSLKANISKNFRIPTFNDLYWDGLGNPDLKPETSIQSEIGNEFKLKGFNISITAYHMDIRDMIRWIPGSNGVFAPQNTNKVKINGVETALHWNKKINFHTIEANVLYAYNQSENAETGKQLIYVPFHKITASAGYSFRKWSFTVQHLFTDKVYIQTDNSPTKIVSYYNVTDTGLAYDFGKRDTYKLGVNVRNLWDENYQSKEGRYMPQRNFNIYLTLKF from the coding sequence TTGTGCCAAAGCCTTTGCGCACAGCAAACGACCATTGTATTGGAGGAAGTGACGGTTTCTGACAGCCAGCTGAAGCATTTCAGTAGTTCGCAATCCGTTTTGGTCCTGAATGATTCTGTAATTGAAGCGAATCAATCTTCACTAACGGCACTGCTCAATCACAATTCATTTATTTATTTTAAGGAAAACGGCCTGGGCATGGTCTCCTCCCCTTCCTTCCGTGGTACGACTGCAGAGCAAACGAGCGTGATTTGGAACGGGATCAACGTCAATTCACAATTGAACGGGCAAACGGATTTCAACACCATTTCGGGATCTGATTTTAATTCTATTTCGGTACGTGCAGGCGGTGGCAGTGTGTTGTATGGCAGCAGTGCGATTGGCGGGGCGGTCAGCCTGAACAACGATATGGTTTTCGGGAAATCATTCTCGAACAATATTCATGCTGCGTACGCGAGTTTCAACACAGCGGCTTTGGCATATCGCCTGCAATACGGAACAGACAAATTCAGTTCCCAATTCAGTTTTTCCGCAAACTATTCGGACAATGATTATCCATACCCTAATCCGGAGTTTAAAAATGAGAATGGCCAGTACCGCAATATCGGTTTCAATGCCAATTTCGGTTACCGCTTAGGCGGAAATGATTTCCTGAAGTTTTACACCCGCATTTATGACGGCGAACGCCATTTTGCCTTGATTTCGCCCTCGGATACGAAGACAAAATACCGTGATTCCAACACATGGCATTTGCTGGAATGGGATCACTTCGCCGGGCGTTTTGCTTCCCGGACTAAGGTCGCTTTGCTTACCGAACGTTATCAATATTATGAAAATATCCAAAGTGATGCGTACACATTTGGGAAATCGCAGCGTTTTACAGGCAAATACGATTTGTCTTTTGATGTCAATGAAAAAATACGTTTGAACAGTATTTTGGATTTTACCCGGGATTATGGCCGTGTTTCTGAAAATATCAAAGAAAACCGCAATATTGCTTCAGCCGCATTGCTGATGAGCCACAGGCTTTCGGAAAAACTGAAATATGAAGCCGGGTTGAAAAAGGAAATTACGGACAACTATGAAAGCCCGTTGCTTTTTTCTGCAGGAACGCTTTACAACATTACCAAAAACTACAGCTTAAAAGCCAATATTTCGAAAAACTTCCGCATCCCGACATTCAATGACTTGTATTGGGATGGCCTCGGCAACCCTGATTTAAAGCCGGAAACTTCAATACAAAGTGAGATCGGGAATGAATTCAAGCTAAAGGGTTTCAATATTTCCATTACTGCATATCATATGGACATCAGGGATATGATTCGCTGGATTCCCGGATCCAATGGTGTTTTTGCGCCCCAAAACACCAACAAAGTGAAGATAAACGGAGTGGAAACGGCTTTGCATTGGAACAAAAAAATCAATTTTCATACGATAGAAGCCAATGTGCTTTACGCTTACAACCAATCTGAAAATGCCGAAACGGGAAAGCAATTGATTTACGTGCCTTTTCATAAAATTACAGCTTCGGCAGGCTATAGTTTCCGGAAATGGTCCTTTACGGTACAACATCTTTTTACAGACAAAGTTTACATCCAAACTGACAACAGCCCGACGAAAATCGTTTCTTACTATAATGTCACCGATACCGGACTGGCGTATGATTTCGGTAAAAGAGACACTTACAAACTGGGGGTTAACGTTCGCAACCTGTGGGATGAAAATTACCAAAGCAAGGAAGGCCGTTATATGCCACAACGAAATTTTAATATATACCTAACCCTTAAATTTTAA
- a CDS encoding tRNA (cytidine(34)-2'-O)-methyltransferase yields the protein MLNIVLVEPEIPTNTGNIGRLCVGTESRLHLIHPFGFKITDTSVKRAGLDYWVHLDWQDYQNVDEWLAVVPDTSRIFLFSSHAQTSYLENDFRDGDWLVFGKESVGLGTEMLSRFPNHLKIPISPLVRSFNLANAVAFVIGEAKRQIMLK from the coding sequence ATGCTCAACATCGTACTTGTAGAACCTGAAATCCCAACCAATACCGGCAATATCGGACGCCTTTGCGTAGGCACCGAAAGCCGGTTGCATCTGATCCACCCATTCGGGTTCAAAATTACAGATACCAGCGTAAAGCGCGCCGGACTCGATTATTGGGTGCACCTCGACTGGCAGGATTACCAGAATGTAGACGAATGGCTTGCCGTAGTACCTGATACATCCCGCATTTTCCTGTTCAGTTCACACGCACAAACGAGCTATCTTGAAAATGATTTCCGTGATGGCGACTGGCTTGTCTTTGGAAAAGAAAGCGTCGGACTTGGCACAGAAATGCTTTCCCGTTTCCCTAACCATCTTAAGATTCCGATTTCACCATTGGTACGCAGCTTCAACCTGGCGAATGCCGTAGCCTTTGTCATAGGCGAAGCAAAGCGACAGATTATGCTAAAATAA
- a CDS encoding MFS transporter, translating into MHEFTLREKTKYLLSFPVIVAALGYFVDIYDLLLFGIVRVPSLERLRLDVDTVGTMIINYQMVGLLLGGILWGIIGDKKGRLSVLFGSILVYSLANIACGFLPHIDVADKALLYASLRFIAGIGLAGELGAGITLVSESLPKELRAIGTSIVAGFGLLGAVVAQLTVQLAGDWTIAYFIGGGLGLVLLLLRVGVLESGLYKDISKSEISKGNFLSFFTSRQRFVKYLKCIAIGLPTWFCVGILAMLANQFATAMGIGHIEPGKAIMWAYIGISAGDFASGWISHVLHSRKKAILYMTLFTLLGVILMLSGVATTENSYYFFCAWLGLGTGYWAMFVTVAAEQFGTNIRSTATTTVPNMVRGLVPVMIIIFDYFKLSQGVIIAAAIVGFGAFSLGIYSTLTIPETHNKDLDFTE; encoded by the coding sequence ATGCACGAGTTTACCCTTCGGGAAAAAACCAAATATCTTTTAAGTTTCCCTGTTATCGTGGCCGCTTTAGGCTATTTCGTAGACATTTACGATTTGCTCCTTTTCGGTATCGTACGCGTCCCAAGCCTGGAGCGCCTGCGGCTCGATGTAGACACAGTCGGCACGATGATTATCAACTACCAGATGGTAGGACTTTTGCTGGGAGGCATCCTCTGGGGGATTATCGGCGATAAAAAAGGCAGGCTTTCGGTGTTGTTCGGATCCATTTTAGTGTATTCACTCGCCAATATTGCGTGTGGATTTTTGCCGCATATTGATGTCGCGGACAAAGCGCTGCTTTATGCCTCGTTACGCTTCATCGCCGGAATCGGGCTTGCCGGAGAACTCGGAGCAGGAATTACATTGGTTTCTGAAAGCCTGCCCAAAGAATTACGCGCCATCGGGACTTCCATCGTGGCCGGTTTCGGATTGCTTGGTGCTGTGGTAGCGCAACTTACAGTACAGCTTGCAGGAGACTGGACGATCGCTTACTTCATCGGCGGCGGACTTGGATTGGTGCTACTGTTATTGCGTGTCGGTGTATTGGAAAGTGGTTTGTATAAAGACATTTCCAAATCTGAAATCTCCAAAGGTAATTTCCTGTCATTTTTCACCAGCCGGCAACGCTTTGTCAAATACCTGAAATGCATCGCTATAGGTTTGCCTACCTGGTTTTGCGTAGGGATATTGGCGATGTTGGCGAACCAATTCGCAACAGCAATGGGCATTGGGCATATTGAACCTGGCAAAGCAATTATGTGGGCATACATCGGGATTTCAGCAGGGGACTTTGCGAGCGGATGGATTTCACATGTCCTTCATTCGCGGAAGAAAGCCATTTTATACATGACACTTTTTACCTTATTGGGTGTCATCCTGATGCTTTCCGGCGTGGCCACCACTGAAAATAGTTACTATTTTTTCTGTGCCTGGCTTGGGTTGGGAACCGGATATTGGGCCATGTTCGTCACAGTAGCTGCAGAACAATTCGGCACGAATATCCGGAGTACGGCTACCACTACGGTGCCTAATATGGTACGCGGACTGGTTCCTGTGATGATCATTATTTTTGATTATTTCAAGTTATCACAAGGTGTCATTATTGCTGCGGCAATTGTAGGTTTTGGTGCGTTTTCCCTGGGTATTTACTCGACACTTACGATTCCTGAGACACATAATAAAGACCTTGATTTTACCGAGTAG
- a CDS encoding energy transducer TonB, whose product MSGSSIFETSWINLVFEGRNKEYGAYQLRRENPKTTLKALFLGLCLITALAMLPYLLSSFGKAPVESPIITDTFDHVTPISIMPKQPEAPKANPATPPIDTQKPDQPVINDNPIVTDAPHETPNLGEGVNTNPTTAPGTSGTGTPVTGTPGGDGTEPGTVTTEIPIDKPYIAVDKMPEYPGGINKFRKYIADNFKAPDAEESGNNVVKVLVSFVVEIDGSISDIKIVRNPGYGMDKEAIRVLKSMKTKWNPGMIAGHPVRTIYNLPIAIQPKQ is encoded by the coding sequence ATGTCTGGATCAAGTATTTTCGAAACTTCATGGATCAATCTTGTTTTTGAAGGAAGGAACAAGGAATACGGTGCTTACCAATTGCGCCGTGAAAACCCAAAAACCACGCTTAAAGCCTTATTTCTAGGCTTGTGCCTGATTACTGCGCTTGCGATGCTGCCTTATCTGCTGAGCTCGTTTGGTAAAGCTCCGGTCGAAAGCCCGATAATCACCGATACATTCGACCATGTAACGCCGATATCGATTATGCCAAAACAGCCAGAAGCGCCAAAAGCTAACCCTGCCACGCCTCCTATCGACACCCAAAAACCCGACCAGCCGGTCATTAACGACAATCCAATAGTCACCGATGCGCCGCATGAAACCCCAAATCTGGGTGAAGGTGTGAACACAAACCCAACGACGGCACCGGGAACATCAGGAACCGGAACGCCTGTTACCGGAACTCCGGGTGGCGACGGTACAGAACCCGGTACTGTCACTACAGAAATCCCGATTGATAAACCGTATATTGCTGTAGATAAAATGCCTGAGTATCCAGGCGGTATCAATAAATTCCGTAAATATATAGCAGACAACTTCAAGGCTCCGGATGCTGAAGAAAGCGGAAATAATGTCGTAAAAGTACTCGTATCATTCGTTGTCGAAATAGACGGATCGATTTCGGACATCAAAATCGTACGCAATCCCGGTTACGGTATGGACAAAGAAGCCATAAGGGTATTGAAATCGATGAAAACCAAATGGAATCCGGGAATGATCGCCGGTCATCCCGTACGCACCATCTACAACCTGCCGATTGCGATACAGCCAAAGCAGTAA
- a CDS encoding RNA polymerase sigma factor, which yields MEIKAYIDKAKEGDQVAFTFLLDRYWNEVYGFMLKRTENETDAEDITIETFSKAFDKIGSYNPEFKFNTWLIAIAKNVHIDLLRKKKSSLFIEITDEEDHQAYNIADTAPSAEDELITEQNLSQLLRFIKELKPHYQEVIQLRYFQEMSYQEISDKIGEPLSNVKIKLLRAKKLLAEIIQERR from the coding sequence TTGGAAATAAAAGCTTATATAGACAAAGCCAAGGAAGGCGACCAGGTGGCTTTTACCTTTTTGCTGGACCGCTACTGGAATGAAGTCTATGGTTTTATGCTTAAGCGGACTGAAAATGAAACCGATGCCGAGGACATTACGATAGAAACTTTCTCGAAAGCCTTCGATAAGATCGGGAGTTACAATCCTGAATTCAAATTCAACACCTGGCTCATTGCGATTGCCAAAAACGTGCATATCGATTTGCTGCGTAAAAAGAAATCCTCGCTTTTCATCGAGATTACCGACGAGGAAGACCATCAGGCATATAATATTGCAGATACCGCCCCTTCCGCTGAAGACGAACTGATTACCGAACAAAACCTCTCCCAATTGCTGCGCTTCATCAAAGAGTTGAAACCGCATTACCAGGAAGTCATCCAGCTCCGGTATTTCCAGGAAATGAGTTACCAGGAGATTTCGGATAAAATCGGCGAACCCCTGAGCAATGTGAAGATCAAGTTACTCCGCGCCAAAAAGCTTCTGGCCGAAATCATTCAGGAAAGACGGTAA
- a CDS encoding zinc ribbon domain-containing protein YjdM — MEVKDSNGNILSDGDSVTVIKDLKVRGSSDVIKRGTMVKNIRLTDDPAEIDCRVNKTAMVLRTEFVKKA, encoded by the coding sequence ATGGAAGTAAAAGACAGCAACGGCAATATCCTCAGTGACGGCGACTCGGTAACCGTGATTAAAGACCTTAAGGTCCGCGGATCCTCAGATGTGATCAAGAGAGGGACGATGGTGAAAAATATCCGCCTTACCGACGATCCGGCGGAAATTGACTGCCGTGTCAATAAAACGGCTATGGTCCTCAGGACCGAATTTGTAAAGAAGGCATAA
- a CDS encoding iron ABC transporter permease — MHRSKRHITLFLLLFGVTILFFLLDISFGPLKIPVQDVFRSLAGKKASKDTWEFIILNYRLPKAITAMLVGMGLSVSGLLMQTLFRNPLAGPDVLGLSSGSGLGVAFVIMGAGMLPGAVSMFLISSYGVILASCLGSFAVLMTLLFVARKLRDTSATLIVGLMFGSFSSAIVGVLTYFSTAEQLQKYTFWALGNLGNLSWISISILATAILLGLVLSIASVKSLNAMLLGDNYARSLGMDLKKSRLLIIFSTSILAGSITAFAGPIAFIGLAVPHMAKLVFQTSEHRILFGATLLCGAIIMLLCDMLCQFPGSETVLPINAITSIIGAPMVIWLVMRKRKIIN, encoded by the coding sequence ATGCACCGATCCAAACGACATATTACTTTATTCCTGCTGCTTTTTGGCGTTACGATATTATTTTTTTTATTGGACATTAGCTTCGGACCGCTTAAAATTCCGGTTCAGGATGTATTCCGGAGCCTTGCAGGAAAAAAAGCATCGAAAGATACCTGGGAATTCATCATCCTCAATTACCGCCTGCCGAAAGCCATTACGGCAATGTTGGTCGGGATGGGATTATCTGTTAGTGGCTTGCTGATGCAGACATTGTTTCGGAATCCTTTAGCGGGGCCTGATGTATTGGGACTTAGTTCCGGTTCGGGGCTGGGTGTGGCATTTGTGATTATGGGCGCCGGAATGCTGCCGGGTGCTGTGAGTATGTTCCTGATTTCCTCTTATGGCGTCATATTGGCTTCCTGCCTCGGAAGTTTTGCAGTATTGATGACATTGCTGTTTGTGGCAAGGAAGCTGCGTGATACCTCCGCAACATTGATCGTCGGGTTGATGTTCGGGAGCTTCAGCAGCGCGATTGTGGGCGTTCTTACCTATTTCAGCACGGCGGAACAATTGCAGAAATATACTTTTTGGGCATTAGGCAATTTAGGAAACCTTTCCTGGATTTCGATATCGATTTTGGCGACCGCCATACTTTTAGGTTTGGTTTTAAGTATTGCAAGCGTCAAGTCGCTTAATGCGATGCTTTTGGGGGATAATTATGCCCGTAGCCTGGGAATGGATTTAAAGAAATCAAGGTTGCTGATTATTTTTTCGACCAGTATTCTGGCGGGTAGTATTACCGCATTTGCCGGTCCCATTGCGTTTATCGGGCTTGCCGTCCCGCATATGGCAAAGTTGGTATTCCAGACCAGCGAACACCGCATCCTGTTTGGGGCTACGTTGTTGTGCGGCGCGATCATCATGTTGCTTTGCGATATGTTATGCCAGTTTCCAGGTTCGGAAACGGTATTGCCGATTAATGCCATTACTTCCATTATTGGGGCACCGATGGTGATCTGGCTTGTGATGCGTAAACGAAAAATCATCAACTGA
- a CDS encoding ABC transporter ATP-binding protein, translated as MEKDSILYTQNLSIGYQQKNGNIVVASEINIALKAGMLMTIAGANGIGKSTLLRTLTGIQHPLSGKVILDGAPLDDCTPLALAQKISVVLTEKLPPGNLTVYEIIALGRQPYTNWLGSLSAEDKTKINHAIGLAGISDLLHKKHYEISDGQLQRVMIARALAQDTPIIILDEPTTHLDLPHKIRLFALLKKLATETGKCILFSTHDIDLAIEISDEMIVMTPGHFIQDVPKKLIEKQVFNALFEKDNIRFDAEKGRFVMD; from the coding sequence ATGGAAAAAGACAGCATACTTTACACCCAAAACCTCAGTATCGGCTATCAGCAGAAAAATGGGAATATTGTAGTAGCGTCCGAAATCAATATCGCACTGAAAGCTGGAATGCTGATGACCATCGCAGGAGCAAACGGCATTGGAAAATCGACATTGCTTCGGACACTTACAGGAATACAACACCCTTTGAGCGGAAAAGTCATTTTGGATGGAGCGCCATTAGATGATTGCACGCCGTTGGCTTTGGCACAAAAAATAAGCGTGGTCCTTACAGAAAAACTTCCACCTGGAAATCTTACGGTGTATGAAATTATCGCGTTGGGGCGGCAGCCATACACGAATTGGCTCGGTAGCCTTTCAGCTGAGGATAAAACGAAAATCAATCACGCGATTGGTTTGGCAGGAATTTCGGATTTGCTTCATAAAAAGCACTATGAAATCAGTGACGGGCAATTGCAGCGTGTGATGATTGCAAGGGCCCTGGCGCAGGACACCCCGATAATCATATTGGATGAGCCGACGACACACCTGGATCTACCTCACAAAATCAGGTTATTTGCGTTACTTAAAAAATTGGCCACCGAAACCGGGAAATGCATCCTGTTCTCAACACATGATATCGATCTTGCGATTGAAATCAGTGATGAAATGATTGTAATGACTCCCGGCCATTTCATCCAGGATGTGCCAAAAAAATTGATTGAAAAGCAGGTTTTTAACGCTCTTTTCGAAAAAGACAATATTCGGTTTGATGCTGAAAAGGGCCGGTTTGTGATGGATTAG